The stretch of DNA TCCTTAAGCCTCACCATCCCTCTGTTCCTCTCTCCACAgggcctgacgtggcagccgccgaacccccccttccactcatcgtGGAAGACGGAGCTGCCTACGAGGTACATGACAtcttggactcccggcgccgtggtggccAGCTGGAATACCTGGTTGACTGGGAGGGATATGGCCCTGAAGAACGCTCTTGGGTCCCCAGGAACGACATCCTTGATCCCAACCTACTGCTCACCTTCCACACCAATCACCCCGACAGACGTGCAAGAGGACGGCCACCTCGACGccggggagggggggggggtactgtcacagacacgtcaggctccaccgctcaccaatcacagcgcacccagtcaccagagtactgatcacagacacctgcacctcatcaagCACCTCATCACAGCCAGCATAaagagcactcacacacaccactCGATGTCCGGTCTTGTTTGCATTAACTtacctgtatgcttaccttaaggactcccagtgatctacttacctgtctcctgtATTCTCCTCGTGTGTTATCTCCTCTCTGTGTGAGTGCTCCTcgtctccagcgtctccttcgtctccaaCTCCAAGTTCGACTCCACCTGCAACCACAAAGGAATCCATCATCACCCAGCACTTCAAGAATCTGCACTGTTTCACGTATTACTCACTGCACTTCTGCCACAACTCATACTGGTTCTCAATAAAGCTCCATCTCCTGTGAAAGACTGTCTCTGTCCCTTCTGTGTTGTAACAGTTGTATTTGTggttttcttattaatatctcatgactgccacttttcatactatgttgcttaccagaagtttcTGTCTTACCCATGGTAATCTCCAAATAGGTCATGATGCCTATCCACAGCTTGTTTATCAAGATGAAATTGAACCtttttttatcaatatatttattattttttacatgaaCAATTTACAGAATCAGTTCAGTAAACTGTTTTTTCTAAACACCCTCTCACCCCTCAAGAGACAGAACACTTGCATGGACATTATTACAAGCCCTTGAGCTGATGTGtaagataaaaataataataataataataataaaataaatataaatattgctGCTATCAGAGCCATCTTAACAAAACGTAAATTCTTCCTTTGATCAAATTAGAGGACCGATTCATTGCccgaaagtgaaccttaatgaaaagtgaacacatgtgaaccatttattcatgagttataaacattaataacctgtgaaagtgaaccttaatgcaAAGTGACCACATGCGAGCCATTTattgagttataaacattaataacctgtaaaagtgaaccttaatgaaaagtgaacacatgtgaaccatttattcatgagttataaacattaataacctgtaaaagtgaaccttaatgaaaagtgaacacgtgaaccatttattcatgagttataaacattaataacctgtaaaagtgaaccttaatgtaaagtgaccACATGCAAGCCATTTattgagttataaacattaataacctgtaaaaagtgaaccttaatgtaaagtgaccACATGTGagccatttattaatgagttataaacattaataacctgtgaaagtgaaccttaatgtaaagtagAAACCTGTcaaccatttattcatgagttataaacattaataacctgtaaaagtgaaccttaatgtaaagtaaCCACATGCAAGCCATTTattgagttataaacattaataacctgtaaaaagtgaaccttaatgaaaagtgaacacatgtgaaccatttattcatgagttataaacattaataacctgtaaaagtgaaccttaatgcaAAGTGACcacatgtgaaccatttattcatgagttataaacattaataacctgtgaaagtgaaccttaatgtaaagtatAAACCTGtcaaccatttattaatgagttataaacattaataacctgtaaaagtgaaccttaatgtaaagtgaccACATGTGAGCCATTTattgagttataaacattaataacctgtaaaagtgaaccttaatgaaaagtgaacacgtgaaccatttattcatgagttataaacattaataacctgtaaaagtgaaccttaatgtaaagtgaccACATGCAAGCCATTTattgagttataaacattaataacctgtaaaaagtgaaccttaatgtaaagtgaccACATGTGagccatttattaatgagttataaacattaataacctgtgaaagtgaaccttaatgcaAAGTGACCACATGCGAGCCATTTattgagttataaacattaataacctgtaaaagtgaaccttaatgaaaagtgaacacatgtgaaccatttattcatgagttataaacattaataacctgtgaaagtgaaccttaatgtaaagtgaacacatgtgaaccatttattaatgagttataaacattaataacctgtgaaagtgaaccttaatgtaaagtgaacacatgtgaaccatttattaatgagttataaacattaataacctgtgaaagtgaaccttaatgtaaagtgaacacatgtgaaccatttattaatgagttataaacattaataacctgtgaaagtgaaccttgaTGTAAAGTAGAAACCTGTCAACCATTTattgagttataaacattaataagctgtgaaagtgaaccttgaTGTAAAGTGAACatatgtgaaccatttattaatgagttataaacattaataacctgtgaaagtgaaccttaatgtaaagcagaaacctgtgaaccatttattaatgagttatgaacgtTAATTACCTGTgcaagtgaaccttaatgtaaagtgaacacatgtgaaccatttattaatgagttataaacattaataacctgtgaaagtgaaccttaatgtaaagtgaccACATGTGagccatttattaatgagttataaacattaataacctgtgaaagtgaaccttaatgtaaagtagAAACCTGTCAACCATTTATTAATgggttataaacattaataacctgtgaaagtgaaccttaatgtaaagtagaaacctgtgaaccatttattaatgagttataaacattaataacctgtaaAAATGAACCTTAATGTAGTGAACACATGTGagccatttattaatgagttataaacattaataatctgtgaaagtgaaccttaatgtaaagtagAAACCTGTCaatcatttattaatgagttataaacattaataacctgtaaAAATGAACCTTAATGTAGTGACCACATGTGagccatttattaatgagttataaacattaataacctgtgaaagtgaaccttaatgtagtgACCACATGTGagccatttattaatgagttgaatgaataaacattacattaaggttcactttcacaggttattaaagtagaaacctgtgaaccatttattaatgagttatgaacgtTAATTACCTGTgcaagtgaaccttaatgtaaagtgaacacatgtgaaccatttattaatgagttataaacattaataacctgtgaaagtgaacctcgATGTAAAGTGACCACATGTGAACCTGATGCTGTGGAGACACTTCAGGCTTGTTCTGACTGTACAGACTGGGATGTATTTAGAACTGCCACCAATAGTCTGGATGAACATACAGAGGTTGTGACATCATATATAAGCTTCTGCGAGGACATTTGTGTATCAACACGTACCAGGGTGAGTTATGATAATGACAAACCCTGGTTTACAGCCAGACTAAGACTGCTAGGGCAGGAGAAGGAAGCTGCATTTAGAAGTGGGGACAAAGCCAGGTTTAGAGAGTTAAAATACAAGTTTAGCAAGGCAGTGAGAGAAGATAAACAGCTGTATTCTGATAAATTACAACAGCCATTCTTAGCAAATGACCGTGCTTCTGTTCGGAAAGGGCTCAGGCAAATCACAAATTGTAAACCTAAAGCCCCCCCCACTCTGCCAATGCTAATGACCTGCTTCTGGCTAACAACCTGAACAACTTCTATTGTCGCTTTGACAACTAGGGTTAATCAAAGGAATCTCTGACAATTTAAAGGGTCTTGAAACCCCCCTGTTTTTgcctggtcgttcacacctctgagctggaaaaagtctgtaaaaatgggcgtgtaaagctctggaaaagtgggagtgtagagggggagaagaggggagagaacaaccaatgaaacaGAGACATAGAACACACttattatacagaataatgaatattaatatatgagcacggagaaaatgacaacaaactcccaagcacaagggagaatgtgaaagaatatttaaaaggGCTAATAATACTTTCATTATGTTTATGAGCACTAAAGTCTCATGATAAACAACACATAGTTTAACAGAGAAAGAATAAAGACGTACTTTAATTTTGTCCATTCTCTAAGTCTTTTGTTCATCAGAATAATCATGTCATCGCGTTCAGATACACGTATCAGTGTCCAGGTAAACATATACACGGCTTGCGTGTTTGAATTGCAGAGCAAGCAGAGGTGAGTGAGCCGCACTTttttgacatttgaattctccgctgtaatgcgatctcatgcgaacatattttccatttgtgctggtagatcacagcaaaacaatccacatgcaccCAAACTTCTGCTCTTGTTGCATCGCAGGAAAACACATTTGTAAGAAGTGatttcctcatgcataataccgcaattataattttatgcatactacagcacagtgattggattaaatgagCTTTTTGTCATGAATAAATACAGAAACAGTTGACGTCAGCGTGTTCGACCAGCCCATACTTGGAGCCAACCAGCACTCCGGATCTTGCCGGTAGTACACgatgacgtcagattttgtgacgttgctccgacttTGCTTTTAAAACCGGAAGATAGAAATCgttctgaaaaatgcaaaaataactaatttcatattataaataaaattaatgagtacctttagtgttttcaatgatgtgcagcctatacatatctgctCACAGCTCAAAAAAATGTGTTccggggtttcatgaccctttaataatacctttattttatatagcgcctttaaaAGTGGCTTTCTCAAAGCACTTTACAAGAAAACATCAaagaaatataaacaaaataaaatgataaatcaaGTAAAAGCAATCCTAAAATAGAATGTCTTAAGAAGAGATTTAAAAGTCACTAATGTGTTTGCTTCCCTGATGTCAGCTGGGAGAGAGTTCCAAAGCCTAGGAGCATAAGAAGAAAATGCTCTATCACCCCTGGAGCGAAGCCGTGTCTTAGGAACAACTAAGAGTCCACTCTGAGAGGAACGCAGATTTTGACATGGAGTGTAAGGCATTAAAAGATCAGTCAAGTACTGAGGAGCCAGATCATGCAAAGCCTTATATGTTAACATAAGGACTTTAAAATCAATACGATACCTGACAGGAAGCCAGTACAAAGACTTCAAGACAGGGGTAATATGATCACTAGCCCTGACCCCAGACAGTACTCTAGCAGCCGAATTTTGTAAATACTGAAGTTTGTTGAGTAATGATTTAGATACTACAGCTAAAAGACCATTACAATAGTCCAGACGTGAAAAGACAATATGCTGTCCCTCTTTCTCAATTCAACTATGTTTTTTAGATGAAACAACAGCTCAGTCACTGGGCAGTTGTGGAGCAGATGTTACATCATGATCCTAACCCTACCAGAGCTTTGTGTCACAGTTTCGTTCAGTGTATTGTGAAGGAGTATCCCAAAATGATTTGCTGATGTTGGAAAAAATGGTGACATGGTGGGAGAAGGGTGTTACTCACTTCTACAGCAACATTAAAAAATACTAGAATATACAAACAGCAAAAATACTTTTGCACGACGATGCAGAAAAGTGTATATTCACAGCAATGTATTGTAGAAACCTTACCATACTTTCACAGTATTTCATTTAAGTAGTGAGCAATGTCTTAAGTAAACAAACAGAAAACCAGTTTGGGTCTTGCGTCAGTATTGGATCTGTACATTACTGTAGCTCTTAAGTGAAAGAAACCTAATATAGCCACTGCTGTCTGTGtcgttaatgttaattaaaataaaattgtagaCTACTGAAAGAACTGTATCTGTTGTATTTATGTATCCTATTGCCATGTTCTTTGTTCTAATTTTATTACAGGCTGTTTATTAGATTATTTATTAATTGAGAACTTTTTACTTATAGGCAAGTTTTTGATTTGCTGCGGTTTGCTTAGCCTATAGATTTTGGTCATATTGCCCATTGTAAGTGATCATGTTATTAAAGCTGGTACACCACTAGACTAGCCTAGCTCTCTATAATAGCCTAACAAGTTTAAACTAAATGGTATGATTTCAGATTGTTAAGACTTGTGTAATAAGGCTATGCACTGTACTCAACATCCCCCTTTCCACACCTGAAGAAAATGTCCATAGGTTGTTTTAAAaggtaaaattaaaaataaatcttgttaaaataaatctgagactaaaataaataagatttatgcattttgttTGTCCTTTGTGTCATGTCTGTATGACTGTTGTGCATCAAACATAATACATAATCTGGTAAATGTGCTGTCCTAATGATACATTTTTGTAGATTGCCACCACATAATCACTtatttttactgcaaaatttgATTGTTAAATGTGATATCATGAGTGCTTGAAAGCAAGCATTGCTGGGGAAATATTCatgaaaatatgaggaaaacaAAATGTCACAATGTCTCTTTATTCtcttttttatttctgtagGATAAAGTGATTAAGGATCACTAACAAACTAAACTTAAAAAGGTATTTTTACTACTTTAACAAAACACTTTTGAGTCACATGTAAGATTCATGGGTCCTGTCTGTCTCAGTGCTGAAATTGTTtatataaagttatatttatAGACATCTCAGACTTTTATACAGTAATCTATTACAAATTTTAAACACACATTATTCTTCATTAATAGAAGTTCATATGTAAATGATTCTTAATGAGCTTCATCTTAATCCATATGCTGAAGGTTCAGAATTATTGGAATCACATGCTGAAAACTACTGTACTCTTAAGGGAAACAGTAGGAAACCACTGAAAGAGTTGAGGTTCTCCTGGTTAATATCATATATCCTCGTGCCAGACCAAAGTCTCACATAGACAACATCTCCAACCTCCAGGATCAACACAACTCCATTAGAGGAGGTTACCCGATCCTGAGCCTGAACATCATGTACTACAACCACCTGCTCTTCATTCTTGAAAATGGATACAGTTGCTGGAGTTCCACCATGACCAAATATAGAGATTCTGAACATGTACGCTCCTTTCAGTGGGGCTCTGAAAATACCTGAATCAAATAACAAGAGATACAGAATCAGCTGTTTCCTGTAGGATTGCTCAATTACCAAACACACTGTGTAATAGTTTTGAAAGATGGCAGATCATTTAATTATCTTAAACACATTACACAACTGCAGAGAGGTCTGAATGGAGCAGAAGGGTTTATGACTCCATTTCATTGATAATTACCTGTAATTGGGTTGTAGGCGTTCCCTATGTTTGTGAGGACGTTCTTGTAGGTTAGTGTGATGTCAGTGGTAAAAGGTCCAATATATCCCCTGCCAGATTGCATCAGTCCAGCTGAGAAAGCTATTTCTCTGTCTGTTATTGAAAAACATAAACAATATTGAGATATATTGCTctattatgttgaaatatttaACAACATTCAAGCACACTTTCACCTTTATTTTCCTTTCTCAACTCCTCCACTTGACTCAGAGTAAGATTTGAAATTTCTATGAAGGAATAAAGATTCTATTAAATGGCATTTATACTGCTAATTGTAAAAGATAATCTAAACAATTTGCACAGTATACACTCAACTTTACACTAgcttttacatttgttttactTTGAGGATCATTGATAAAAGAGTGAATGTTTTGGTGAGGTACCTTCATTTTTCTTGTTCATCTCATCCCTCAGTTGTGTCTCTAAagctctgatgttttctttctgctctgtaacggtggtggtcagttctctgatgttttctttctgctctgtaatggtggtggtcagttctctgatgttttctttctgctctgtaacggtggcggtcagttctctgatgtttcctttctgctctgtaacagtggcggtcagttctctcaGTGCTGCATGGATGTCAGGGATGCCCAGATTGCAGTATTGTTGGCTGTCAGTTGAAGCTTCAGCTCTCAAAGTGTCTGTTTGAGGTGGATTCTGTCTTCCGTCCTCAGAGCTGATCTGTTGATTGATCTCATTCTCATTGAGTCCTCCATCTACCTGCTGCTGAACGACAAACACAAAGGTTTCCAACAGCAGCAGTATACATACTAAAGCCTTCATTCTTCACTGATGTTTGTTTCCAGCTCTTGCTCTGTCATCTCCACAGCCTCTCATGTTCCTTTTATAGTGTCCTGATTTACTGTCTTTTACACATGATTTATATTGCTTCAGATAATAAAAGTAATTCAAGTTAATTGTTAATCATAATTAAAGGAATGTTCCAGGCTCTGTAGATGTTTAGCTCTAGTCATAACATTTGTGATACTATGTTGATCACAACAGAAAATAACCTGATTcatctctttaaaaaaaaaaaaaaaaaaaatatatatatatatatatatatattatatatatatatagatcaaTGGCCGGCAACCTTGTAGCATGCGAAGGGAAAATCACAGAAAGCTCCAGTCGCATGAATTAAGTTTCTGATCCACACACATAGGTTGCATAGGTTAAAATCTCATgatttaaaagtatttattaaacttaCAATAACTTAATAAAACAGCCTGTGTTACAGTAAGTAATAtttacctcaaaatgtacgTCCGTGTGCAAGTTTGAGtgactttatttaaattaaatacattagtTATTGTCACGTCAGTGATTATCTTGACCCCTGATTTATTTCTGACCTCTGATATAGATGGTCACACCACTCTCCTGGTATCCATGTGAATATCTTACAAATGTTACCAGGTTTATTAGCTTCATGTTATGGGAAAAAAGAGGAAaatttacacagaaaaaaaaaaatgagtaagTGATGTTTACACATatacccccagtttcacagacaaggcttaagatgcatgtttgagctgttttaactgaaagcaacttgcactgacatatcttaaaatatgtcagtgccattgttttgtctcaagatgcacaccagtaatgttttttccagtgtatgtttataaaagatacttaaatatccttattgaactaaggcctaatcctggcttaggctaaaccTGTCACGGTACACACAGAAACAATAGACGGATCCAATTGCAGCAATTTATTAGGGTAATCCAGAACGTAATccaaacaggcaagggtcaaagtcCATGAAATCAGTCCAACACAAACAAgtacaaaaataacataaaGAAAACCAAACAAGAGAATCAGAAGTACACGCAACCTTAAACAAAGaaccacaaacaaaggcagaaacaaaccaggtataaatacacagacactaatgatgtgatacaaaacagctggtgcaatgaacatgggataatgagtccagggagtgcgttatgggtaatgtagtgaatgcaatgggtggaaacgagagtccggaatggagtgccctctagtggctgata from Chanodichthys erythropterus isolate Z2021 chromosome 8, ASM2448905v1, whole genome shotgun sequence encodes:
- the LOC137024088 gene encoding uncharacterized protein; the protein is MKALVCILLLLETFVFVVQQQVDGGLNENEINQQISSEDGRQNPPQTDTLRAEASTDSQQYCNLGIPDIHAALRELTATVTEQKGNIRELTATVTEQKENIRELTTTITEQKENIRELTTTVTEQKENIRALETQLRDEMNKKNEEISNLTLSQVEELRKENKDREIAFSAGLMQSGRGYIGPFTTDITLTYKNVLTNIGNAYNPITGIFRAPLKGAYMFRISIFGHGGTPATVSIFKNEEQVVVVHDVQAQDRVTSSNGVVLILEVGDVVYVRLWSGTRIYDINQENLNSFSGFLLFPLRVQ